tgGCAGCTTCATTTCTTTCCTGAGAGTCATGTTCCCCTTCTCCATCATCTTCATTTTGATTAAGTTTGGGATCATCTACCTCTCCATTAATAGAAGACTCTCCAAACTGAATTTCATCAACTGTTAAAGGAATTCAAGAGAAGAAAACAACACCAAAGACTGCTAACATATAAAGAGAGTGAGTTATGCTGGTCACTGTGATCCAAGGACAATAATTCTTTAAAAGAATTATGAAGATGCAATTTCAACTTTGTCAAACTATACAAATAGTTTTTCCAGTACTCTGACAGATTTTTCATTGGTATTTAATCTTTTTTCACTCGCACCTTCAAAAACTCTGTCTTCAACTGCTACACTTCCCTCTTCTAGATTTACCTACAACAAAGTTTGCCAAAAAACATAATGATTTCAGAATCCACGTTCACTTTTGTcgttttttgaagaaaataaatatgttGTAGCATACTAATGGCAACACAAGTTGTTCGTTTCATCTGTCAATTCTAGAATGCAGCGGCAAAGAGTCAGGGAGTAAGCTGAAATATTGCACAAAATCATATTATCAAGTAATCCAATCCTGTGTTCTGCGGTTCTTCTATTATCAAAATATCCAACTGTACTATATAATTTACAAACCTTCTCGCCAACTCTTGGCGTTGATGGCAAATTATTTGTTCCCAAGGCCACTGGATCAGCCATGACTTTATACGATTAAAACTTAACTCTCTCCTTTCACATTCGAAATTCCAGCGACGCAGTTTTACTGGCGATTACAAACTAGTTCTCGAACAAAGCAGCGCTttagccgccatcttggaaaagTGCGCATCGATGAACTGCGCATCTAATATAGCACAGTAACTGCTGTCCGTTTGATTTGCTCATCGCGGGCTTTGAGCATAGCAAAATGTGGTCCTTTTATTCGTACTTGATCAAGTTAActcaaagttaaaaaaattatttcgtGAGCTCGATGAGATCTAAGGGGTCTGTTTTGGCATTAAgtcaaagtaataattattttgatctGAAATTCGTTATAGCCTGCACCATGTATGTGATCCCAAACCAGGTTCCCATTAACTTTTACCTTCCAAAGTATATAACATCTTAACTAAAGGTGCCAATCAGAAATGATCAAAATGCTTCTACGTTAGTGTTTGTTGCTTGTGTGCACGTTTGTGTTGCAGCTGACATGTAGTCTTAACTCTTCCAACTATACCCATCCAAATGACAATAAAACATAGGTCTCAAATTCTTCGGCATAGAAAGTACTCTCCCTAAACTTCAATGCGATGTCTTTCctaaaattttattatatttGCCAAATAGGGACCATTGTATATATGTATGACCATTGTACTGTATGTTtgcctaaccctaaccctagcAAATTTTATAACAAATGCACCAATTCAACAATATGACTAAACTGCTAAACACAATTAAATATACCTAAAAAAATGACATATAAATAGTAATCGGACCTCTTCATTTTATTCTAGGTAAGTGGAGTATAAAAAGGAGCTAAAGCACATCATTGCCCACAGATCACAAGACCAATAGAAGTGATAgcataaacaaataaatatccAAAgttacaataaaaacaacttgATTTTCCGTTGACCTAACAAGTGACTTACTTAGAGATAAAAATCTGATTCTTGAGCTAAGTATAACTCCCTTAAGCTAATAACtctaacaaaaaaacatgattttgattgaaaatagTCAAGACgtttagtttttatttccatcatttaaatgtgaatgctacATAATCGTGCAAATGCTACACACAAAGAACCTTAACCCCGAGAGATTTGAAGTGGGTACAACAATGAGTTAGCCCAATTGGTCTATTGACTTCCTAACTGTTGAAAGTGGTTTGCtcaatattttgtgttttaccCACAGACCTAATGAAGTAGAGTTGACACAACTTGCTCAGGCTCAGTCTGATATTTGATTTATCTTGTCTTAGATGTTAAGTATTATTTCCTGTTAATTCTGAGATTGTTCTCATCTTGAAAAGTGTCATTTTATTAACTTCTTTATTAACTGACACCACGTATTTTGCTCCAGCATTCCTCAAAAAGTGTGTCTCCAAACTCTTGCCCTACCCTGTAAAACTTGGTGGACTTCCACCATTGTCCTAACTCATACTTCACCAACAGTTCATAGAAATTCTTCCAGAAAAGTAATCCCATCTGGTCAACACTAGTGACTGGCCCTCTGAAATCCTTTGCTTCTTTTCTACCTGGACGACATTGAGCAGACCATGGTTTTGGAGGCCGGCAGCACGCAAAATGAAAAGTCTTCATTGGTCGATAAAGAGAAATTCTGACATTGTATGCATAGGGTAAGACTTTCCAGTTCCCAGcatcaacaaaataaatggtTAGTAAATCTTGGTCATGAATGCAAGTGTCTTCCTCTGCAGTTTTGAACCAGGTTTTCATGATCAGTTTATAATGGTTTGAGTCTGGTCGAAACACCATAAGCCCTGCATTGAAGCAAGGATCAATTGTAGTTGGCCTAGCACAAGgtgttgctgcaaaatcatttggaatatCAAATAACTCATCAATATTAGTCATCAACATTACATCTGCGTCAAGGTAGATGATCTTGGAAAATTCTGTATAATTCCATGCCTTGAAACGCGTGTGTGTTCCTCTAATTCTTTTACCAAGCGGCTTAGCGAAAAACCCACTATTTCTATTGCCACCCATTTTCGCATCCAGCCAGTTGCAGTCCATTTCTTCCACCAAGCGTGTTTCCCAACCCACGCTTTGAAGTGCTCTCACCGCGCCTTCGCTAACATCCTTCGAGATGAACGCAATCATGTTCTTTTGACACGAGAATGTGCGTAATGAGTGACCTAGTACCAAAGTCGGAACTATAAATTCATCATTAACCACTACTGTCAGCCATGCCACATCGCTTCTGGGagcaacattttctttacacCACTGTTGACCAAATCTTCTCTCCAACTCGTACAATCGCCACTCTTTAGAGGCCAATTGCATTTCACGATCCAGCAATCTTTGGTGATCACTTGCAACCTCCGAAATAATCAACTTCGAGTAtctaaaaaaatatgtaaCCAAGAGCGGTCTCCATACAAGAAGCAATCCAAGGAAAATTATTGTTGGAACGAAAGCCACAAGGAAAATTGTCCGACGGgatcctttttctttcttttgtggaTGCCTCTTTATTTTTGCCGTCATTCCTCGGGTAGAAATCTCGAAGTTCAAGCAGTCAACGAAGGACGCTCAATAAAAATGTTCTCTCTTCTTCACAAACCATTCGCTCGAAATTTCAATGGTGAATGCCATCACGCGGTAACTACTTCCTGTAAAATTGCATATATTGTCCCGACTTCTTAGCACCATATGGTATGTCTTACATACAAGGAGTAGCGGGCAAGGGACATGAGAGTTTTTTCCCATCAAAAGTTATTAACATGCGATCGCATGTTAGTAACTTGCGATTGCTAGTTAGTAAAATGCTTAATTTGACGACCTGCGCAAATTTCAAGGGAGGCCAGTTCAGCCATTgagcttttttttctgcaaaacGCTTAATAAGTATGATCACGTGACTGTGGTATATCACTATCCATTGTAAGAAATGAACACTAtcttattaattattattttcgcGAATTTCGGGATGCAAAAACATCACGAAATTAAAGTGACGCGAACAATATAACTAATAAGTGTCGCGAACATAACATCATGCAAAATTAACTGGCTTGCGTTATGTCAATAATAAAGGAAGAACGAGTTTCTTACCACTGAAACTTATataaaatcacattttttattgttctgaGGCATACTCATCGCTACTGCTTCCAATCTCCTTGCAGGGCAGCACTTCTTCTGTGCAGTCTTCAAACTGCCCATTAATTGGTTCCCTGTAATGCTGTTCCACTGGCTGCTTAAATCTCTCAACAACATCCAGGTTCTTTGAAGTTGTTCTTTGAAGTTGTTGTCGCCTCTACTGGAATTTCCAAACCCTTTTTAGTCCCGATGTTGcgtttttcttgtctttgacgTTTTTGTTCCCTTGTTAATATCAAGGGCATGCTAGATAATATTGGCAATGAATTGTAAATTGTGTCAAACTCAAAAACGCCAAATTAGAGTGATTCAAAATGTAACAATTTCGCAAAATATGTGCACATCAACATCGcgaaaatttcatgtaatGAGGTACATTTTCCCACGCTTATTCTAAAGCTGTAGCTGTCTTGGTTTCTATGAGTCAAAACCAACGTCATTGTGTAACTGAAATCGGCTGGACCCGAACCGAGCACAAATCGAGCTAAACTTTGCTTATTGATCTCCTCCCCTTcaccgcaaaaaaaaaaaaattgcattactGTAAATTAAGCGCAAAACGTTCCGCTTGGTCTTTCGATCAAGGTTGTCATGGAGAAATCAGTGTGTTTCCTTTCGTAATCTCGTAAAAGTCGCACATTGAGTGTGCCAACGCCATATAGCCTGCGTAGCCGGTGCGAGGAGAGGGGATTGGGGAGAGAAGGGGAGGGAACGCCGCTTTTTTGcaaacgttggccgtgtagcacttatagtTGAACAGATTTAACCATAGAGTTTTAATGTGAAGTGCTAGTTTTCCACCCATATAGAACCcggagcgttagccctactaaTGGAATGGGAACCTCAAAAGTACATAGAAAAACTCTcaccagggtgggaattgaacagcagcggtgatcaaatCCGAAGGTCCTGGGTTCAATTcacaccctggtcagagtttttccaTGTCCTTATGTGGGCCCAAttagtagggctaacgctcacatggtcgATATGGGTAGAAAACTAGCACACATTACACTCATAGTTAAATCTGTCTcacatggtctaggggccgatcGGGTGTCGACACTGGGTCGGGGATCGACTGGTATCTGACACTTagctcacagtataagcgatccgcgggccgaaatctcggggatagTCGTCATGGTACGCCTCTGTAGCGCCACCTCTACAAGTATTACTGACTAgctcctgttttttttttttttggtgtcaTGGTATTTTGTCTGCGCCTGTGCGAGTTTTAAGAACTATCACAGTGGTGCTTATTGCCACTTTGAAATCAAAGGGCTCTATGAGCCAACTCATTCTGATGCTTTAGCAATGAAATTACGAGAAAGTCTGAGCAGTAAACTTGTTTAGAAAGTTATTTTGGTGGCACATTCACAGGCAATCGCGAAGGTTAGGAACGAGGTTAGCAATTCAGGGACATTTAGTATGGTGCCTAGGAGTTTCAATTTGAAAGCGAACGCTGGCGTGATGGTCGAGTGGATAGTACGTTTGCCTTGCAATCCAGCGACAGGGGCTCGATCGGCGGAAGGCTGCGCTAcgcttccttccttccttccttccttcctttgTTATTTACGGTAAAGGTCATAGCATAATTTAATGAACATTTAATTTCCGTCCACATTAAAAAGTCTACGCAGATTCCAAGATGGAGGCCCCCATTGCTATAACTCATTCATTGCGCATGAAGAAtgtaataaagaaaatgacagAAACAAACCTCGATTCCAGGGTCTACGCGGTTTTTCCTCTAGGAGGAAAAAGCCATTTTGTCACGGAATTGTAATTATGCGCGAGTGTAATTAACAATGGTGTGGAGTCACGTTGCGGCTACCGCACAGAAACATTTAAAAGcattaaaaaacaactaaGGAATGGTATAGGAGATCAGAAAGGTGGAAAAGACTTGAATGCTTCTTGTTTTGGGGGCCCAGACGTAAGCAACCACTTCTGTTTAGCCTATATGAACGGTttggggtgcagggatggcgcagtggtgagagcactcaccTCCTACCAATGTGggccgggttcgattcccagatccggcgtcatatgtgggttgagtttgttagttctctactctgcaccgagaggttttctccgggaactccggtttcccctctcctcaaaaaccagcatttgacttgatttgtattaattattaatttcagtttttagtgtctccaattagtgctccagtgctagaacgactagacacttaaataaagttcctttcctttccttgcTACAATAAAATTCAGGTAATTTTTCAGGTATGCATTTTCATTTGCACCACCAAATATAATAGCAGTGTAAATAATTACAGTGTAAATAATCCATATAAAACGGcatacaataattaaaaaacctTTTAATAAATAGTTCTTCAAACTACTACGAGTCAAGTCAACAAGGTAGAAACCACTGCAATATCTTCTGCAGCTAAGCACATCTATGGCAATGCCTGTGTCGATTAATGAGAGGCTCATGATGGGGCCAATGTTGGCTATTATTGTGATACTATTGCTAGCTTTATGGGTCCCACACTGGCCAAGTAGACTGCTTTGCTTGCCGCCATAAGGACTCTCCAGGTTCAAACCGGGTTTAACGTAATGCCCTCTAGAATTCATCGTGATCTGGTTTGCCTCTGTGTTTCTACATGAAATGAAGAAACCAAGAAGTAAACGAGTGTCTCATACATAAGCTTGTAGTCGTTGCGGAAGAGATCAAGAGGTTCTGACTAGAAAGTTTACTTTGGAATGAGCTTAAAAATTGCCGATTTTCCGCAAGTTGTTTTATACATGTTAGACAATGTCGATCCTCGCAGAGGAGCGAGGCAATCATCACATGGTTTTATCCCCCAGTTCCCTCTCGTCTCCTATAGCTAAGTTGATGGGGCATCTGAACAAGCACTCGGAGGGTTTGAAACCTTCACAGAACTCGGGCTTTTCCTAAGGTTCTCCGAGTCACAGACGGAAAAGACGTATCTCTAAATTAATTTCCGAGGTCAGACTAGATCATTATCAGTTCTATTCACAACGCTCCTAACGATATGCGAACGGCTGTTTCTAATTAAGTCTTCATGGACATGTGCATGAAGCTATAAAGTACCAGCAAATACCCCGATCGTTTGCGAATCTCTACCTTATTGCTTTAGCTCCTGCTGACAAATGGTCGGAAGAACATTGTTGAAGCAAAAGCTGGCGCAAAATTCCAGACACTcgaaacacaacaaaattcaAACC
The DNA window shown above is from Acropora palmata chromosome 7, jaAcrPala1.3, whole genome shotgun sequence and carries:
- the LOC141886658 gene encoding glycogenin-1-like; the encoded protein is MTAKIKRHPQKKEKGSRRTIFLVAFVPTIIFLGLLLVWRPLLVTYFFRYSKLIISEVASDHQRLLDREMQLASKEWRLYELERRFGQQWCKENVAPRSDVAWLTVVVNDEFIVPTLVLGHSLRTFSCQKNMIAFISKDVSEGAVRALQSVGWETRLVEEMDCNWLDAKMGGNRNSGFFAKPLGKRIRGTHTRFKAWNYTEFSKIIYLDADVMLMTNIDELFDIPNDFAATPCARPTTIDPCFNAGLMVFRPDSNHYKLIMKTWFKTAEEDTCIHDQDLLTIYFVDAGNWKVLPYAYNVRISLYRPMKTFHFACCRPPKPWSAQCRPGRKEAKDFRGPVTSVDQMGLLFWKNFYELLVKYELGQWWKSTKFYRVGQEFGDTLFEECWSKIRGVS